Proteins encoded within one genomic window of Chroicocephalus ridibundus chromosome 7, bChrRid1.1, whole genome shotgun sequence:
- the LOC134518935 gene encoding putative methyltransferase DDB_G0268948 isoform X1 — MVTIPGLLPPPRCHPSMATQMFEGRGHAAIYQKYRFAPGKELQQTILSYLQEKRVSPAELVVDVGCGSGQGTRFLAEHFKKVVGTDISEAQIQEARDAPSPPNVSYLVCPAEELPLEDASVDLLASFTAAHWFDTEKFMREANRVVKPGGCVAISTYTLDMSVRYGNCSEKLTEVFRESWDQLLKYSHERVKHVLENYKEIFEALPFPDKKRITDIFDKIPMTVAGVVGYLESVSPYQAFMKNDPEAAKSLLQETEKRMLETMGVSSRETPVEFWVRHVCVLGCKGR; from the exons ATGGTGACAATCCCTGGCTTGCTGCCTCCTCCCAGGTGCCACCCAAGCATGGCCACCCAGATGTTCGAGGGGAGAGGGCACGCAGCCATCTACCAGAAATACAGGTTTGCGCCAGGCAAAGAGCTGCAGCAAACCATCCTCTCCTACCTGCAGGAGAAG agaGTAAGCCCTGCTGAGCTGGTGGTGGATGTCGGCTGCGGATCCGGACAAGGCACCCGCTTCCTTGCAGAGCACTTCAAGAAGGTGGTGGGGACAGACATCAGCGAAGCGCAGATCCAGGAGGCCAGGgatgccccctccccacccaacGTCTCCTACCT tgTGTGCCCTGCGGAGGAGCTGCCGTTGGAGGATGCCTCTGTGGACCTCCTGGCTTCCTTTACGGCCGCGCACTGGTTCGATACCGAGAAGTTCATGAGAGAAGCAAACCGGGTGGTGAAGCCGGGTGGCTGTGTGGCCATCAGCACCTACACCCTGGACATGAGTGTGCGCTACGGAAACTGCTCTGAAAAGCTGACCGAAGTCTTCAGAGAG TCCTGGGACCAGCTTTTAAAATACTCGCATGAAAGAGTAAAACATGTCTTGGAAAACTACAAAGAGATCTTTGAGGCCTTGCCGTTTCCAGACAAGAAGAG AATCACCGATATCTTTGACAAAATCCCCATGACTGTTGCTGGTGTGGTGGGTTACTTGGAGTCTGTCTCTCCATATCAAGCCTTTATGAAGAATGATCCCGAAGCTGCAAAATCCCTCCTCCAAGAGACTGAAAAGAG GATGCTGGAGACGATGGGAGTTTCTTCTCGTGAAACCCCAGTGGAGTTCTGGGTGAGGCATGTCTGCGTGCTGGGGTGCAAGGGACGGTGA
- the LOC134518935 gene encoding putative methyltransferase DDB_G0268948 isoform X2 — MATQMFEGRGHAAIYQKYRFAPGKELQQTILSYLQEKRVSPAELVVDVGCGSGQGTRFLAEHFKKVVGTDISEAQIQEARDAPSPPNVSYLVCPAEELPLEDASVDLLASFTAAHWFDTEKFMREANRVVKPGGCVAISTYTLDMSVRYGNCSEKLTEVFRESWDQLLKYSHERVKHVLENYKEIFEALPFPDKKRITDIFDKIPMTVAGVVGYLESVSPYQAFMKNDPEAAKSLLQETEKRMLETMGVSSRETPVEFWVRHVCVLGCKGR, encoded by the exons ATGGCCACCCAGATGTTCGAGGGGAGAGGGCACGCAGCCATCTACCAGAAATACAGGTTTGCGCCAGGCAAAGAGCTGCAGCAAACCATCCTCTCCTACCTGCAGGAGAAG agaGTAAGCCCTGCTGAGCTGGTGGTGGATGTCGGCTGCGGATCCGGACAAGGCACCCGCTTCCTTGCAGAGCACTTCAAGAAGGTGGTGGGGACAGACATCAGCGAAGCGCAGATCCAGGAGGCCAGGgatgccccctccccacccaacGTCTCCTACCT tgTGTGCCCTGCGGAGGAGCTGCCGTTGGAGGATGCCTCTGTGGACCTCCTGGCTTCCTTTACGGCCGCGCACTGGTTCGATACCGAGAAGTTCATGAGAGAAGCAAACCGGGTGGTGAAGCCGGGTGGCTGTGTGGCCATCAGCACCTACACCCTGGACATGAGTGTGCGCTACGGAAACTGCTCTGAAAAGCTGACCGAAGTCTTCAGAGAG TCCTGGGACCAGCTTTTAAAATACTCGCATGAAAGAGTAAAACATGTCTTGGAAAACTACAAAGAGATCTTTGAGGCCTTGCCGTTTCCAGACAAGAAGAG AATCACCGATATCTTTGACAAAATCCCCATGACTGTTGCTGGTGTGGTGGGTTACTTGGAGTCTGTCTCTCCATATCAAGCCTTTATGAAGAATGATCCCGAAGCTGCAAAATCCCTCCTCCAAGAGACTGAAAAGAG GATGCTGGAGACGATGGGAGTTTCTTCTCGTGAAACCCCAGTGGAGTTCTGGGTGAGGCATGTCTGCGTGCTGGGGTGCAAGGGACGGTGA